One Oscillospiraceae bacterium genomic region harbors:
- a CDS encoding UDP-N-acetylglucosamine 1-carboxyvinyltransferase produces the protein MEKFVIRGGTPLHGDVNIGGAKNAAVAILPATILAADKCLIENLPCISDVMASLQILSELGASIRMVSRSTYEIDTTHIDCTEVSNELSRQMRASYYFLGALLGRFGAGQVAMPGGCNLGPRPIDQHLKAFTAFGAEDSVEYGQIHVKADHLVGGHVFFDTVSVGATMNAMLAAVLAEGTTILENVAREPHIVDLANFLNMMGADVHGAGTDVIKIHGVKKMHGCNYSIIPDQIEAGSYMVAAAITKGDVTLHNVIPKHLEPITAKLRAAGCTIQEYDDALRITRTGPLHPLKVKTMPHPGFPTDMQPLMTALLTLADGTSIVTEGIWENRFRYVDELIHMGANIQVDGQVAVIEGIKELRPAPLRATDLRAGAAMVVAALAANGVSEIDETIHIERGYENIVEKLQLLGADIRRVEIPASSISRAM, from the coding sequence TTGGAAAAATTCGTGATACGCGGGGGAACCCCGCTGCATGGCGATGTCAACATCGGCGGTGCCAAAAATGCTGCCGTTGCCATTTTGCCGGCTACCATTCTGGCTGCCGATAAATGTCTGATTGAAAACCTGCCCTGTATCAGCGATGTTATGGCCTCGCTGCAAATTTTAAGCGAGCTGGGTGCCAGTATCCGCATGGTCAGCCGCAGCACCTATGAAATTGATACCACCCACATTGATTGCACCGAAGTGTCGAACGAGTTGTCCCGCCAGATGCGGGCCAGCTACTACTTCCTGGGTGCGCTGCTGGGCCGTTTTGGTGCAGGCCAGGTCGCTATGCCCGGCGGCTGCAACCTCGGCCCCCGTCCCATCGACCAGCATTTGAAGGCTTTCACCGCCTTTGGCGCTGAGGACTCGGTGGAGTACGGTCAGATCCATGTCAAGGCCGACCACCTGGTGGGCGGGCATGTGTTCTTTGACACAGTGTCCGTCGGTGCTACCATGAACGCCATGCTGGCTGCCGTGCTGGCAGAGGGCACGACCATTCTGGAAAACGTAGCTCGTGAGCCGCACATTGTGGACCTTGCCAACTTCTTGAACATGATGGGCGCTGACGTGCATGGTGCCGGTACCGACGTTATCAAAATTCATGGCGTCAAAAAGATGCACGGCTGCAACTATTCCATCATTCCGGACCAGATCGAGGCAGGCAGCTACATGGTAGCCGCCGCCATCACCAAGGGCGATGTAACGCTGCATAACGTCATCCCGAAGCATCTGGAGCCGATTACTGCCAAGCTGCGCGCGGCTGGCTGCACGATCCAAGAATACGACGACGCACTGCGCATCACCCGCACCGGCCCGCTGCATCCGCTGAAAGTCAAGACGATGCCGCATCCCGGTTTCCCGACCGACATGCAGCCGCTGATGACCGCGCTGCTCACCTTGGCCGATGGTACCTCCATCGTGACTGAGGGCATCTGGGAGAATCGCTTCCGTTATGTGGACGAACTGATTCACATGGGTGCTAACATCCAGGTGGACGGCCAGGTCGCCGTCATCGAGGGCATCAAGGAGCTGCGCCCTGCGCCGTTGCGTGCCACCGACCTGCGTGCCGGTGCTGCGATGGTAGTCGCCGCACTGGCTGCTAATGGTGTCAGCGAGATTGACGAGACCATCCACATTGAGCGCGGCTACGAGAACATCGTTGAAAAGCTGCAGCTTCTCGGCGCTGACATCCGCCGCGTGGAGATCCCCGCCAGCAGCATTTCGCGGGCAATGTAA
- a CDS encoding RluA family pseudouridine synthase — MTVLRYIVPPEADCQRLGIFLRTQGVTAALIKSVKYSGDGFFADGAPLHTDQPVHPGQQISFALPPEPPTSVTPQPVPFAIAYEDEFAAVLEKPAGIAVHPTLNYPDGTLANGWLYHLQQQGKTSVFRPVNRIDKNTSGLVLCAQNLFAAPLLADSAQKCYLAIVQGILPLGPDQVEAPIARRGDSIIGRCVREDGKYSLTRYNVLGVGTGYSLVACTPCTGRTHQIRVHMAYIGHPLAGDTLYGGSDSILSRHALHCAVLRFTHPVSRQAIRIQSKLPPDMAALAHSEGLFNNWDLQEL; from the coding sequence TTGACCGTTCTGCGTTATATCGTTCCTCCCGAGGCAGACTGTCAGCGGTTGGGGATCTTCCTGCGCACGCAGGGCGTCACCGCCGCCCTGATCAAATCCGTCAAATATAGCGGCGATGGCTTTTTCGCCGATGGAGCCCCGCTCCACACCGACCAGCCTGTGCATCCCGGCCAGCAGATCAGCTTTGCATTGCCGCCGGAACCGCCCACCAGCGTCACGCCACAGCCCGTCCCGTTTGCCATTGCCTACGAGGACGAGTTCGCCGCCGTACTGGAAAAGCCCGCCGGTATCGCTGTACATCCCACGTTGAATTACCCGGACGGCACCCTGGCCAACGGCTGGCTGTACCATTTACAGCAGCAAGGCAAGACCAGCGTGTTCCGCCCGGTCAACCGCATTGACAAAAATACCAGTGGGCTGGTGCTCTGTGCGCAAAATTTGTTTGCCGCACCACTGCTGGCTGACAGCGCTCAAAAGTGCTACCTGGCCATCGTGCAGGGAATTCTGCCGTTAGGCCCCGACCAGGTGGAAGCCCCTATCGCACGCCGCGGCGATTCCATCATCGGCCGCTGTGTACGGGAGGACGGCAAATACAGTCTGACCCGGTACAACGTACTGGGTGTCGGCACAGGCTACAGCCTGGTGGCCTGCACGCCCTGCACCGGCCGCACCCATCAGATTCGTGTACACATGGCCTACATCGGCCATCCGCTGGCAGGGGACACTCTGTATGGCGGGTCGGACAGCATCCTGTCCCGGCATGCGCTGCACTGCGCTGTTTTACGGTTTACGCACCCGGTCAGCAGACAGGCGATCCGTATCCAGAGCAAACTGCCGCCGGATATGGCCGCTTTGGCCCACAGTGAGGGGCTTTTCAACAACTGGGATCTGCAAGAACTCTGA
- a CDS encoding peptidoglycan DD-metalloendopeptidase family protein, with protein sequence MNSAQIDKKGKKKNHRGPSSASAHKAHSSRSNLIGDLLYMYGFWVEYIFVCAYRKAHAVVKGIASTLGNLLMVVLRPVLLGVITFCEDLISPFTRMASGIRHIRELPQELSDAGSDQIRAAKKAYVRSGIRKYYTLLWNAITYVLPAIAAAVLVVVVRNGLGLRFVLNVQVNGESVGYVASEQIFENAREDVQSRINTAKSMLEEAGASVPDTQWEVSPTYSLAVSDDTMTESEIANAILQTASDEIVDGTAVYIDGTLRFVTTEGDHLRTYLESIKAPFENDMDSSIRTGFVHDIRLLDGVYLQESIMSYSDVISALNEGSGVHTYVAEEGDTVQSVVDTTGVTFDSLAQMNPDLQSLDQEIPAGTELLTGASSAELLKVKVVQTETETVAIPFSTEKSESDEYDFGKTVTLQEGVDGLEDVTYEITMIDGEVTDRQAVSYNVLQEPVTQITVTGTKLKNGMVAKLGSGSFVWPVPGYKYVSRWMGNGHRGADICAAYGTPIYASDSGTVIAAGWHYSYGNYVEIDHGNGYKTLYAHMSRILVSQGQAVSKMDQIGEVGSTGNSTGNHCHFEMYYNNVLFSAQTLFGGM encoded by the coding sequence TTGAATTCCGCGCAAATCGATAAAAAAGGCAAAAAGAAAAATCACCGCGGGCCGTCGTCCGCCAGTGCCCATAAGGCTCATTCTTCCCGCAGCAACCTGATTGGCGACCTGCTGTACATGTATGGCTTCTGGGTCGAGTACATTTTTGTGTGCGCTTACCGCAAGGCGCACGCCGTCGTCAAAGGCATTGCCAGCACTCTGGGCAACCTGCTTATGGTCGTGCTGCGCCCGGTCCTGCTGGGCGTCATCACTTTCTGTGAGGATCTGATTAGTCCCTTCACCCGCATGGCCTCCGGTATCCGCCACATCCGGGAACTGCCGCAGGAACTTTCCGATGCCGGCAGCGACCAAATCCGCGCTGCCAAAAAGGCCTACGTCCGCAGCGGTATCCGCAAGTACTACACGCTTCTCTGGAACGCCATCACCTACGTGCTGCCCGCCATTGCGGCGGCTGTGCTGGTGGTCGTTGTCCGCAACGGCCTGGGGCTTCGTTTTGTGTTGAACGTCCAGGTCAACGGCGAAAGCGTCGGCTACGTAGCCAGCGAGCAAATTTTTGAAAACGCCCGCGAGGATGTGCAGTCCCGTATCAACACGGCCAAGTCTATGCTGGAAGAAGCCGGTGCCTCTGTGCCGGACACCCAATGGGAAGTTTCTCCTACCTACAGCCTGGCAGTTTCCGACGATACCATGACGGAAAGCGAGATTGCCAACGCTATTTTGCAGACCGCCAGCGATGAGATTGTGGACGGCACCGCTGTGTACATTGACGGCACCCTGCGGTTTGTCACCACCGAGGGTGACCATCTGCGCACCTACCTGGAAAGCATCAAGGCCCCCTTTGAAAACGACATGGATTCGTCCATCCGCACCGGTTTTGTCCACGACATCCGCCTGCTGGACGGCGTCTATCTGCAGGAATCTATCATGTCCTACAGCGACGTGATCTCCGCTCTGAACGAAGGCTCCGGCGTGCATACCTATGTAGCCGAGGAAGGTGATACCGTGCAGAGCGTCGTGGATACCACCGGCGTCACCTTTGACTCGCTGGCCCAGATGAACCCCGACCTGCAAAGCCTGGATCAGGAGATCCCCGCCGGCACCGAGCTGTTGACGGGCGCTTCCTCGGCCGAACTGCTGAAAGTCAAGGTCGTGCAGACCGAGACCGAGACCGTCGCCATCCCGTTCAGCACCGAAAAGTCCGAGTCCGATGAATACGACTTCGGCAAGACCGTCACCCTGCAGGAAGGTGTGGACGGCCTCGAGGACGTCACCTACGAGATTACGATGATTGACGGCGAGGTCACCGACCGCCAGGCGGTTTCCTACAACGTGCTGCAGGAGCCTGTCACCCAGATCACCGTGACCGGCACCAAGCTGAAGAACGGTATGGTGGCCAAGCTCGGCTCCGGTTCCTTCGTCTGGCCGGTTCCCGGCTACAAGTATGTCAGCCGCTGGATGGGCAATGGCCACCGCGGCGCGGACATCTGCGCCGCCTACGGCACGCCGATTTACGCTTCTGACTCCGGCACCGTCATTGCCGCCGGCTGGCACTACTCTTACGGCAACTACGTCGAGATTGATCACGGCAACGGCTACAAAACGCTGTACGCCCACATGTCCCGCATCCTGGTCAGCCAGGGTCAGGCCGTCAGCAAGATGGACCAGATCGGCGAGGTCGGCTCCACCGGTAACTCCACCGGCAACCATTGCCACTTTGAGATGTACTATAATAACGTCCTGTTCAGCGCGCAGACACTATTCGGCGGCATGTAA
- a CDS encoding MBL fold metallo-hydrolase: MALFTTLYSGSSGNCGLVREGNQYLLVDMGKSCRTTLTALRRLDLAISDCAGILVTHEHSDHVAGLDTFLKKYPIPVYSSADTLDALDSRGTLPPAVETTAMDGGNPFDIGPFKVSSFPTSHDVPCCGYRIETPDGRRMALATDLGILTPVVQDSLLGCDLVALEANYDAFSLHGGPYPYYLKQRIASDRGHLDNRACAAEILDLIQEGCKKFALCHLSQTNNSPELALTTVYNVLLAAGIQPGRDVLIQAQERNDISPYIEF; the protein is encoded by the coding sequence ATGGCTTTATTTACCACCCTGTATTCCGGCTCATCAGGCAACTGCGGCCTGGTCCGGGAGGGGAACCAATACCTGCTGGTGGACATGGGCAAAAGCTGCCGCACCACTCTGACCGCGCTGCGCCGCCTGGACCTGGCCATCAGCGATTGTGCCGGTATCTTAGTTACCCACGAACACTCCGATCATGTAGCCGGGCTGGATACCTTTTTAAAAAAATATCCCATCCCCGTATACAGCAGTGCCGACACACTGGACGCACTGGATTCCCGCGGGACGCTGCCACCGGCTGTGGAGACCACCGCCATGGATGGGGGAAACCCGTTTGATATTGGTCCGTTCAAGGTCAGCTCTTTTCCTACCAGCCACGACGTGCCTTGCTGCGGCTACCGCATCGAGACCCCGGATGGCCGCCGCATGGCCCTTGCCACCGACCTTGGCATCCTGACCCCCGTGGTGCAGGACAGCCTGCTGGGCTGCGACCTCGTCGCACTGGAGGCCAACTACGACGCTTTCAGCCTGCACGGCGGGCCGTATCCCTACTACTTAAAGCAGCGCATCGCCAGCGACCGCGGCCATCTGGACAACAGGGCCTGCGCTGCCGAGATTCTGGACCTCATTCAGGAGGGCTGCAAAAAGTTTGCGCTGTGCCATTTGAGCCAGACCAACAATTCGCCGGAGCTGGCGCTGACCACCGTGTACAATGTGCTGCTGGCCGCCGGTATCCAGCCGGGGCGTGATGTGCTGATCCAGGCGCAGGAGCGCAATGACATCAGCCCGTACATCGAGTTTTAA